The Thermomicrobiales bacterium genome contains the following window.
TGACAGCGGGACAGGGGGGCTGCCGATCCGGTGGGCCGGTGGCAATGCCGCCCTCGGGATCGTGATCTCCCCGGCCAGCGAGGACCCCTGGCGTGTTGAGACCACGCCGCCTCCTCCGACGCCGCTGAAGATCCGCGACATCCTCAAGATCGAGGATCGCGAGAAGCGTCGCCGGCTCCTGCGGCTGCACCCGGTTTCGACCCGCCAGGCGGCGATCGACTGGTGTCAGCAGCACGCCACCCGCATGTCGCCCGAGGTTCACTTCGACCTGCTGGCGCTGGAGGTGGACGACACGACCCCGCAGCGCCAAGGTTCACCGCCGCACGCTATCCCCGACCAGGCGTTCTGCAGCGTCTGTAGCAACCTGCTGCCACTGCCGGCCGACCGCGCCCGCGGCCACCACCTGGGCTGCGTCGCCTGAGCGGATTGTCATCCTGAGGCGACAGCCGAAGGATCCGTTCCCTGCCCGTGCGGCTCCAGCGGGGGACGGATTCTTCACTCCGCTCAGAATGACAGAGGGTGGGCGGGGTCGGCTTCCGAGCTGGCCGGTGTGCCACGTTGGCGTTGACGTTCCATTGAGCGTTCTGATTCCCAATTCCTAATCCCTAAGGGATTGGGAATTGGGAATCCGCGTGCGCTCTCGTCTGGCATGGTCGTGGGCCGACCGGGGGTGGTCGCCTGCGGGCGACGGACAGGCCCGGTCCTGTCCCTACGAACCCGTAACCCCCCGTCCCCCGTCCCCCGTCCCCCGTCCCCCATCCCTGCGTTCGGCTATCCTTAGCGGTGGCGTCGGGGTTGGCCGGCGTGGTTGCGTCGCGAGATGTAGACGGATAGACGAGATGAACGAAACGATCGCTGTCTTCGTGGCCTGGCCCTATGTCAATGGCGATCCCCACCTCGGGCACGTCGCCGGCGCATACCTGCCGTCGGATATCTTCGCCCGCTACCATCGCCTGCGCGGCAACCGCGTCCTGATGGCCTCCGGCAGCGACACCCACGGCACGCCGATCACCATCGGCGCAGAGCGGGCCGGCGTCTCGCCCCGCGAGTTCTTCGAGCAGTACCACCGGCGCTACATCGCCGCCTGGCAGCAGCTCGGCATCTCGTTCGACCTGTTCACCCACACCGACACCGAGAACCACTTCCGCGTCTCGCAGGACATCTTCCGTGACCTCTACGAGAAGGGCCACATCACCCTGCACGCCGTCCAGCAGCTCTTCTGCGAGGTCGACCAGCGCTTCCTGCCGGATCGCTACGTCGAAGGCACCTGCCCCTTCTGCGGCTACACCAACGCCCGTGGCGACCAGTGCGACAACTGCGGCCACACGCTCGACGCCACCGACCTGATCGACCCGCGCTGCAAGCTCTGCGGCAGCACCCCGGTCATCCGCGACACCGAGCACTTCTTCTTCGACCTGCCGGCCTTCGAGAAGCGCCTGCTCGACTACATCAACACCCAGCACCACTGGCGGCCGAACGTGCAGAACTTCGTCCGCAACTGGCTGCACGAGGGCCTGCTGCCCCGCCCCGTCTCCCGTGATATCGAGTGGGGCATCCCCGTCCCGGTCGAGGGATACGAGCACAAGATCATCTACGTCTGGTTCGAGGCGGTCATCGGCTACCTCTCGGCCAGCATCGAGTGGGCCGCCAACACCGGCCAGCCCGAGGCCTGGCGCGACTGGTGGAACGACCCCGAGGCGCGCGCCTACCACTTCATCGGCAAGGACAACATCCCCTTCCACGCCATCATCTGGCCGGCCGAGCTCATGGCCTACGACCCGGAGCTCGTCCTGCCCTACGACGTCCCCGCCAACGAGTTCCTCAACCTCGAAGGCCGCCAGTTCAGCACCAGCCGCAACTGGGCCGTCTGGCTGCCCGACTACCTCTCGCGCTACGCCCCCGACCCGCTGCGCTACTACGTCGCCGCCATCGCGCCGGAAACGCGCGACAGCGAGTTCACCTGGGCCGGCTATGTCGAGCGCAACAACAACGAGCTCGTCGCCGCCTGGGGCAACCTCGTCAACCGCGTCGTCTCCTTCGCCCACCGCCACTGGGGCGGCGTCGTCCCGACCCCCGGCGAGCTGGGAGAGCGCGACCGCGAGCTGCTGGCCACGATCGAGGCCGGCTTCACCACCGTCGGCGACCACTTCGGCCGCGTCGAATTGCGCGAAGGTCTGCGCCAGTCGATGGCGCTGGCCCGCGAGGTGAACCGCTACCTCGATGAGACCGCCCCCTGGTTCGCAGTGAAGGAGGATAAGGACGCCGCCGCCACCAGCGTCTACGTCGCGCTAAACGCGATCGACTCGCTCAAGCTGCTGCTGGCGCCGGTGCTGCCGTTCACCAGCGAGCGCGTCCACCAGTTCCTCGGCTACGACGACTCCCTCTTCGGCGATCTCACCATCACCGAGTATCAGGAGGAGACGCGCAACCACCTGGCGCTGACCTACCAGCCGCTGCCCGTCGAGGGCGTCGTTGACCGTTGGAAGCCCAGCAGCCTGCCGGCCGGCCAGACGCTCCGCAAGCCCAGCGTCCTCTTCCAGAAGCTGGACGAATCGGTTGTCGAGGAAGAGCGCGCCCGCCTGGAGGCTGCCTCAGCCGACTAGCCCGCGCCGCAGCCGCCGCACCGTCACGACCGTCCCGCTGTCCTCCGGGTCGTGCCATGGGCCGGTGTGTGTCCGCGAATCCCCGTGCCAGCCGCGTTCGGCCGCCAGCTCGACGAAGCGGCCGGCAACGGCGCGCCCCGGCTCGGCCAGCCAGAGCAGCCCACCTGGCGACACCAGCCGCGTCAGCAGCTCCAGCAGCGGCTCGACATCGCGCGACTCGTAGAGGACATCGGCAGCCAGCACGACAGGGAACGGAGGTAGCGCCAGCAGCTCCTCGCCCGGTTCGCGCCAGTTGCAGCGGATAGTGGCCGGCTCGCGCCCCGCGTTCAGCAGCGCGTTCAGCCGGCACAGCGCCAGCGCCTCCGGGGCGTAGTCCGCGACGGTCAGCACTGCCCCGGCCCGCAGCGCCATCGCTGCCGTGATCCCGATGCCAGAGCCGAGCTCGAACGTTGGTTGGCCGGCCAGCAGCCCCGGCTCAGCGACGATCTCGTCGGCTAGCGCCACCCCGCTGGGCCAGATCTCCGCCCAGTAGGGCAGGTTCTGCTCCGGGTCATCCTGCACAGCGTCCAACAGCCGGTCCATGTCGTCCGGCTTGACGATCGCCAGCGTCTCGTCGCACTCCGGCAGCCGCACGGCGATATCGCGCGCCTGCATCGCCGCGCCCAGCTCGCGGCGCAGCCCCTCGATCCGCCCCGCCACCCGTCCCCCACTCCCCTCGCTCATCCCGACCCCGCCTCTTTGTCATGCTGAGCCTCAGCGAAGCATCTCCCCCCGCTGGATGCGATCGAACGCAGGAGAGATCCTTCGCGTGCGCGCTCAGGATGACAAGCTAGCGGGCTGGCTGCCGAACCCTGCCTCTTTGTCATTCACTGCCCGGAGGGCGCCCGCGCAGCCGAAGAATCTCCCCACGCTGGAAACAGTCGAACGCAGGAGAGATCCTTCACTGCGGTTCAGGATGACAAACCAGCGGGGCCGACAGCCACCCCAGCCCCCGCCTCCTTGTCATTCTGAGGCCGCAGCCGAAGAATCTCCCACTCTGGATGCACTCGAACACAGGAGAGATCCTTCACTGCGGTTCAGGATGACAAACCAGCGGGCTGGCTGCCGAACCCTGCCTCTTTGTCATTCTGAGGCCGCAGCCGAAGAATCTCCCCACTCTGGATGCGATCGAACGTGGGGGAGATCCTTCACTGCGGTTCAGGATGACAAGCTAGCGGGCTGGCTGCCGAACCCTGCCTCTTTGTCATGCTGAGCCTCAGCGAAGAATCTCCCCCGCTGGATGCACTCGAACGCAGGAGAGATCCTTCACTGCGGTTCAGGATGACAATACGCGAGCGTGGCCGGAGCGGCAGCATCCCCCGCCTCTTTGTCATTCTGAGGCCGCAGCCGAAGAATCTCCCCACGCTGGATGCACTCGAACACAGGAGAGATCCTTCGCGTGCGCGCTCAGGATGACAAGCTAGCGGGCTGGCTGCCGAACCCCGCCTCCTTGTCATTCTGAGGCCGCAGCCGAAGAATCTCCCCACGCTGGATGCAGTCGAACGCAGGAGAGATCCTTCGCGTGCGCGTTCAGGATGACAAGCTAGCGGGCTGGCTGCCGAACCCTGCCTCTTTGTCATTCTGAGGCCGCAGCCGAAGAATCTCCCCACGCTGGATGCACTCGAACGCAGGACGCGAGCGTGGCCGGAGCGGCAGCATCCCCCGCCTCTTTGTCATTCACTGCCCGGAGGGCGCCCGCGCAGCCGAAGAATCTCCCCCCGCTGGATGCGATCGAACGCAGGAGAGATCCTTCACTGCGGTTCAGGATGACAAGCTAGCGGGCTGGCTGCCGAACCCTGCCTCCTTGTCATTCTGAGGCCGCAGCCGAAGAATCTCCCCACGCTGGAAACAGTCGAACGCAGGAGAGATCCTTCGCGTGCGCGCTCAGGATGACAAACCAGCGGGAGTAGCTACCGATCCCCCGCCTCTTTGTCATTCACTGCCCGGAGGGCGCCCGCGCAGCCGAAGAATCCGTCCCCCAATCGGGTCGTTGAATCGCCAGCCCCGGGGCTACTCCTCGATCGGCTCGTGGTGGTCGTGGTTGGCCGTGCCACGCTTCCAGTGACCGTTGAAGCGCAGCTGCTCCCGCGCGATGCCCCGTTCGTTGATCAGGTGCCGCCGGATATCGCGCAGCGTCGCCGCCTCGCCGGCCAGCCAGAACGCGCCGTCGCCCTCCGGGAACTCGAGCGCCCGGGTCGCGTCCAGCTGCAGGCTGGTCGTCCCCGCCTCCGCGCCGTTGCGGTGTGTCCACGTCACCGACACGTCCGCCGCCGAGCGCAGGTCCTGCTCCTCCTCGGGAGACGCGACCTCGATGATCGCGATCGCCGTCGCGCCGGTCGGCAGCTCCTCAAGCCGCCGGCCGATCGACGGCAGCGCCGTCTCGTCGCCAGCGAAGAAGTACCACGGCTCCTCGTCGGAGACGACCCGCGAACCACGCGGCCCCGCCACACCCAGGAAGTCGCCCGGCTTCGCGTTCTCTGCCCACGTCGAGGCCGGCCCCGACCCGTGGATCACGAAGTCGATCGTCAGCTCGCCCCGCTCCGCGTCGAAGGAGCGCGGCGTGTAGTCGCGGCTCGGCGACCGCTCGACCCCCTCGGCCACCGGCCCCATCACCGGCCGCTCGCCCTGCGTCAGAGGAAAGAACACCTTGATATGGTCATCAGCCGCGCCCGAGATGAACCCCTCCAGCTCCGGCCCGCCAAAGATCGCCCGCACCATCCTCGGCGTAATGCGCTCAACCTGCCGCGCCTCCAGGGTCCTGAACACCAGCGGATACGAAGGCAATAGACGCTCCTCATCCATACACACAACGCGGCCAGCACAGCCCGGCCGCGAATCTGTTGACTCTCGCGGAAAAAGCGCGATATGCACCCTTCCCTGATGAGCATGACTAAACCCGAGTATGATAGTCGGGATTAGCCTACCTGATGAGCGCATCGCTGACAAGGCTGCCGCCCCTGCTCCACCCGAACACGCCCATTCCTGATTCCCGGTCCTTATAGGATCGGGAATCGGGAATCCGACCGACGGAGTCATTCCGTGTGCGCGATCGTGTGCTATGCTCAGCACACACAGATCAGGGAGGCCCGCATGAGCGTTCGTATCCACGTCATCCTGCCCGAGGAGCTCGTCGCGGAGATCGACGAACTGGTCGGGCCACGCCGTCGCAGCGAGTTCATCGCCGAAACGCTGGAGGCTGCTGTCCGTCGCGAACGCTTTCGCGATGCGCTGGCCCGGACCGCCGGCCGTCTCGATCTGAGCGACTATCCCGAATGGTCGACACCCGAGAAAACCGCCGACTGGGTTCGCCGCTCCCGCGAGCTGGACGATGCGCTGTTCGATCAGGAGCCTGGTGACCGGGCCAGAGTCGGCGTGTGACCCTCTTCCTGCTCGATTCCAACATCGTGATCGACGTCCTCGGCGGAGATAGCGGGGCGCTGCGCCTGATCGACCAGCTCGACGACGCCGGCGCCGTCTTCGGTGCGTGCGACATCGTTCTCGCCGAAGTCCTCACTGGCGTCCACGAACGCGACCGCCCCCTCGTTCTCGACTTCCTCCGGAACCTGCGCTTCCTGGCCTCGACCCGGGAGATCGGAGAACAGGCCGGGCTCTGGCGGCACGACTACGCCCGCCGCGGGATCGCGTTGTCGGTCCCCGACCTCCTGATCGCTGCCACTGCGCTGGTGTACGACGCGAGCCTCATCACTCGGAACCTTCGCCACTTCCCGATGCTCGGAGTGCGAGCGCTCTCTCCAGACTAGCTCCTCCAACCCCCCTCGGCGCTCGCTTCTCCGTCATCCTTCGTGGGCCGGCAACGTCTAGGCTGTCCGATCAGCAGCCACCCGCTTGCCTTGTCATCCTGAGGCCGCAGCCGAAGGATCTCCCACCCGTCCGGTGCCAGTGCAACGCAGGAGAGATCTTTCGCGTGCGCGCTCAAGATGACAAGCCATACGGGGTGAATGTCGATTGGATAGTCTGGCGCTGACAGCCTACTGAGCCTCAGCCGAAGGATCTCCCACCCGTCCGGTGCCAGTCCAACGCAGGAGAGATCTTTCGCGTGCGCGCTCAAGATGACAAGCCAAACACCGGCCTATCGATCAGACAGCCTGACGTTGACAGCCCCCTCAGAACCCCAGCAGCGACAGCCCCAACCCGTGCATGAATGTCAGCCACAGCAGCCCCGCCGAGCCCAGCACGGCGATCGCCAGCGCCAGCCAGTCGGCCGGCCGCATCCGGATGTCGCGCAGCACCGTCCGCTGACGGTTGGCCCCGAATCCGCGCGACTCCAGCGTCATCGCCAGCTGCTCGCTCGCCCGGAGCGCGCTCACCAGCGCCGCGACGAGGATCGGCAGCATCTGCCGGGCGCGACGCAGCCACCAGCCATGCAGCACCAGCCCACGCGCCTGCTGCGCGTCGGTGATCGTCGACCAGGTGCCAGCGAACGTCGGGATGAAGCGCAGCGCGATCGTCAACGCCATCCCCCAGCGGTAGGGCAGCCCCAGCCTGACGAACCCCCGCACCAGGTCGCGCGCGTCGGTCGTGC
Protein-coding sequences here:
- a CDS encoding energy-coupling factor transporter transmembrane component T, which encodes MTANALEFYVAGDSWLHRLDSRVKLAALTLAGVTLFFWINLPLLAGALLLIHVVLLTAGYPWERLATAWRAIALLLILIVIVWPLFDHSGTTLFQIGPVEVTDNGLLRGVANALRIAGINFLFVLWIGTTDARDLVRGFVRLGLPYRWGMALTIALRFIPTFAGTWSTITDAQQARGLVLHGWWLRRARQMLPILVAALVSALRASEQLAMTLESRGFGANRQRTVLRDIRMRPADWLALAIAVLGSAGLLWLTFMHGLGLSLLGF
- the metG gene encoding methionine--tRNA ligase is translated as MNETIAVFVAWPYVNGDPHLGHVAGAYLPSDIFARYHRLRGNRVLMASGSDTHGTPITIGAERAGVSPREFFEQYHRRYIAAWQQLGISFDLFTHTDTENHFRVSQDIFRDLYEKGHITLHAVQQLFCEVDQRFLPDRYVEGTCPFCGYTNARGDQCDNCGHTLDATDLIDPRCKLCGSTPVIRDTEHFFFDLPAFEKRLLDYINTQHHWRPNVQNFVRNWLHEGLLPRPVSRDIEWGIPVPVEGYEHKIIYVWFEAVIGYLSASIEWAANTGQPEAWRDWWNDPEARAYHFIGKDNIPFHAIIWPAELMAYDPELVLPYDVPANEFLNLEGRQFSTSRNWAVWLPDYLSRYAPDPLRYYVAAIAPETRDSEFTWAGYVERNNNELVAAWGNLVNRVVSFAHRHWGGVVPTPGELGERDRELLATIEAGFTTVGDHFGRVELREGLRQSMALAREVNRYLDETAPWFAVKEDKDAAATSVYVALNAIDSLKLLLAPVLPFTSERVHQFLGYDDSLFGDLTITEYQEETRNHLALTYQPLPVEGVVDRWKPSSLPAGQTLRKPSVLFQKLDESVVEEERARLEAASAD
- a CDS encoding PIN domain-containing protein → MTLFLLDSNIVIDVLGGDSGALRLIDQLDDAGAVFGACDIVLAEVLTGVHERDRPLVLDFLRNLRFLASTREIGEQAGLWRHDYARRGIALSVPDLLIAATALVYDASLITRNLRHFPMLGVRALSPD
- a CDS encoding methyltransferase domain-containing protein; the protein is MSEGSGGRVAGRIEGLRRELGAAMQARDIAVRLPECDETLAIVKPDDMDRLLDAVQDDPEQNLPYWAEIWPSGVALADEIVAEPGLLAGQPTFELGSGIGITAAMALRAGAVLTVADYAPEALALCRLNALLNAGREPATIRCNWREPGEELLALPPFPVVLAADVLYESRDVEPLLELLTRLVSPGGLLWLAEPGRAVAGRFVELAAERGWHGDSRTHTGPWHDPEDSGTVVTVRRLRRGLVG
- a CDS encoding ribbon-helix-helix domain-containing protein, whose translation is MSVRIHVILPEELVAEIDELVGPRRRSEFIAETLEAAVRRERFRDALARTAGRLDLSDYPEWSTPEKTADWVRRSRELDDALFDQEPGDRARVGV
- a CDS encoding siderophore-interacting protein; this encodes MPSYPLVFRTLEARQVERITPRMVRAIFGGPELEGFISGAADDHIKVFFPLTQGERPVMGPVAEGVERSPSRDYTPRSFDAERGELTIDFVIHGSGPASTWAENAKPGDFLGVAGPRGSRVVSDEEPWYFFAGDETALPSIGRRLEELPTGATAIAIIEVASPEEEQDLRSAADVSVTWTHRNGAEAGTTSLQLDATRALEFPEGDGAFWLAGEAATLRDIRRHLINERGIAREQLRFNGHWKRGTANHDHHEPIEE